In Candidatus Eisenbacteria bacterium, the following proteins share a genomic window:
- a CDS encoding MoxR family ATPase: MPFGRTETKRERNLEADLKAVQQLKDARERILGELRKVIVGQHEVIDGLLISLLANGHCLLVGVPGLAKTLLISTLARVLDLEFSRIQFTPDLMPSDITGTDILEEDRGTHKRVFTFLRGPVFANIVLADEINRTPPKTQAALLQAMQEHQVTAGGRTYDLSPPFFVLATQNPIEQEGTYPLPEAQLDRFMFNLWVDYPSDEEERVIAETTTSAYEADLKKVLGAAEIVELQKLVRRVPAPSHVVHYAVRLARATRPTAKERPDFVKEWISWGAGPRASQYLLLGAKTRAILDGRYAPSIDDVVHVAPAVLRHRIVTNFSAEAEGVDALAIVGRLLDAVPRDGK; this comes from the coding sequence GTGCCGTTCGGTCGAACGGAAACAAAGAGGGAGAGGAACTTGGAAGCGGATCTCAAAGCCGTTCAGCAACTGAAGGACGCGAGGGAACGCATTCTCGGCGAGCTTCGGAAAGTGATCGTCGGGCAGCATGAGGTGATCGACGGCCTTCTCATCTCGCTCCTCGCGAACGGCCACTGTCTTCTCGTCGGGGTGCCCGGGCTCGCGAAGACGCTCCTCATCAGCACGCTGGCCCGCGTTCTCGATCTCGAGTTCAGCCGGATCCAGTTCACGCCGGACCTGATGCCGAGCGACATCACGGGGACCGATATCCTGGAGGAGGACCGGGGGACGCACAAGCGTGTCTTCACGTTCCTCCGCGGCCCTGTGTTCGCGAACATCGTCCTCGCCGACGAGATCAACCGGACGCCGCCGAAGACGCAAGCCGCGCTCCTCCAGGCGATGCAGGAGCACCAGGTGACCGCGGGGGGACGCACGTACGATCTCTCCCCGCCCTTCTTCGTCCTCGCCACGCAGAACCCGATCGAGCAGGAGGGGACCTACCCGCTCCCGGAGGCGCAGCTCGATCGTTTCATGTTCAACCTTTGGGTCGACTACCCGTCCGACGAGGAAGAGCGAGTGATCGCGGAGACGACGACGAGCGCGTACGAGGCGGACCTCAAGAAGGTGCTCGGCGCCGCGGAGATCGTCGAGCTCCAGAAGCTCGTTCGCCGCGTTCCCGCCCCTTCCCACGTCGTCCACTACGCGGTCCGGCTTGCGCGCGCGACGCGCCCGACGGCGAAGGAGCGCCCCGACTTCGTGAAGGAGTGGATCAGCTGGGGAGCCGGCCCGCGCGCCTCGCAGTATCTCCTCCTCGGCGCCAAGACGCGGGCGATCCTCGACGGGCGCTACGCTCCGTCGATCGATGATGTCGTGCATGTCGCGCCCGCGGTTCTCCGCCACCGGATCGTCACGAACTTCAGCGCCGAGGCGGAGGGTGTGGACGCTCTCGCCATCGTCGGACGCCTCCTCGACGCCGTCCCGCGGGACGGAAAATGA